Proteins co-encoded in one Cardiocondyla obscurior isolate alpha-2009 linkage group LG24, Cobs3.1, whole genome shotgun sequence genomic window:
- the L(2)gl gene encoding lethal(2) giant larvae protein homolog 1 isoform X2 produces the protein MLKFIRGKGQQPTAERQKLQKDLFAFRKTVQHGFPNKPTALAWDPSLRLMIIGTASGAIKVFGKPGVEFYGQHSVESGENAVTKIVALPNEGRVVSLCDDNSLHLWEINESSVVETKTLSLEGKLKKISAMCLESSGEHLLLGTEGGNIYLLNLKTFVTPENIIYQDVVMQKVPEDYKKNPGAVEAIAEQPGHPDNILIGYNRGLMVLWNKATPGAQQLMGLFSRTQTFVSTQQLESVHWISENRFVSSHNDGSYAFWSPGSDAVPEPTTLYGPFPCKAVTKILVYPTAEHGELVLFSGGMQRASYGDRHTITVMTKEKHLVFDFTSKIIDFFTVFPKEEEENNENLSSPEAIIVLAEEELVAIDLTNSEWKMMALPYLVSLHASSVTCSQHVPNVPDELWDAIVTAGKAQTEHLYSDKPWPIDGGNILCQKPANPDKPKNKELLLTGHEDGTVRFWNVSDVALTPLYKYNSSILFTGEHLDVLEQPPEDDEDEWPPFKKVGIFDPYSDDPRLAVKKVLLCPLSSTLVIAGTAGHIITATISLEATNKEIKAVTMNIVNDRDGFVWKGHDHLPPRTTSISFAVGFQPQSLLQLYPPAAVTALALHSEWGLLAVGTAHGLAVFDYTRSKAVSVKCTLNPNDLSGAGDTPISRRKSFKKSLRESFRRLRKGRSQRRANASSPTRNTAPEKKKDSVVSSPSGDPSSTELKPVERQVEARPVDDALGSMVRCLYFARSYIISLQNTTPTLWAGTNNGTVYVFTLAIPAGVRRTEEDVNCTLGKEIQLKHRAPVIAITILDGSSVPLPEPYEAEKGVTPGPDMTSTHRVVIASEEQFKIFNLPSLKPYCKYKLTAHEGSRVRKTGFAKFSCPIEPAGTHEETCLLCLTNLGDCLVLSIPELRRQLNAAAIKREDINGISSLIFTKTGEALYLHSSSELQRISLSAVKMTKAHCALNLPPHARSYAENTNEVAQEQGVVEGVPEIEGETQGSQPPTTANRIITENGVVGTTEGEESPKEPSLRPATSSIDVNGEDDRQDLSSIGDITIDSVKDHLLNSPLFRNATSSEELHNRLAGLKMEVTSRTSEISTQNQSLVVKTTTVVTQTTNSTTANGEVEMNQANESQHVNSTTVEREIRSGIETTTTHATITLPPNVEINAADLANLEVTTTTVTTTTERSKAPLARPEEVGS, from the exons ATGCTCAAGTTCATCAGGGGGAAGGGCCAGCAGCCCACGGCCGAGCGGCAGAAGTTGCAGAAGGACCTCTTCGCTTTTCGAAAG ACGGTGCAGCATGGTTTTCCGAACAAGCCAACGGCTCTCGCCTGGGATCCAAGTCTGCGGCTGATGATCATCGGCACGGCATCCGGCGCCATCAAGGT TTTCGGAAAGCCAGGCGTAGAATTCTACGGACAACATTCCGTCGAGAGCGGTGAGAATGCCGTCACGAAGATTGTTGCGCTGCCCAACGAG GGTCGCGTGGTGTCCTTGTGCGATGACAATTCATTACATCTATGGGAGATTAATGAAAGCTCCGTGGTGGAAACGAAGACGTTGTCGTTAGaaggaaaattaaagaagatctCCGCAATGTGTCTCGAATCCAGTGGGGAGCATCTCTTACTGGGAACAGAAGGAGGCAATATATATTTGCTAAACTTGAAAACTTTTGTCACCCCGGAGAATATTATCTACCAAGATGTTGTGATGCagaa agTCCCGGAAGATTACAAGAAAAATCCAGGAGCAGTCGAAGCTATAGCCGAGCAGCCAGGACATCCAGACAACATTTTGATCGGCTATAACCGAGGCTTGATGGTGCTATGGAACAAAGCTACTCCAGGAGCTCAACAG CTGATGGGTTTGTTTTCGCGTACGCAGACATTCGTCTCCACGCAACAGCTGGAATCGGTCCATTGGATCTCAGAAAACCGATTTGTCTCGTCGCACAATGACGGTTCTTACGCGTTTTGGAGCCCAGGTAGCGACGCTGTGCCGGAGCCTACGACACTTTACGGGCCATTCCCGTGCAAGGCCGTCACCAAAATCCTCGTATATCCTACCGCAGA ACACGGCGAACTCGTGCTTTTCTCCGGTGGTATGCAACGTGCTAGTTATGGAGATCGACATACGATCACTGTTATGACTAAGGAGAAACATTTAGTTTTCGACTTCACCTCTAAAATCATCGACTTCTTTACCGTCTTCCctaaagaggaggaagaaaacAATGAAAATCTTTCCAGTCCTGAAGCAATTATAGTGTTGGCCGAAGAAGAATTGGTAGCGATCGACTTGACCAATTCTGAATGGAAAATGATGGCCCTGCCGTACTTAGTATCTCTTCATGCGAGTTCG gTAACTTGTTCCCAACATGTGCCTAATGTACCCGACGAACTTTGGGATGCAATCGTGACGGCCGGTAAAGCGCAAACCGAGCATCTTTACTCAGACAAGCCATGGCCCATTGACGGCGGTAATATTCTCTGTCAGAAACCAGCTAATCCCGACAAGCCTAAAAACAAAGAATTACTTCTCACCGGACATGAGGACGGTACCGTTAGATTCTGGAATGTGTCCGACGTCGCTCTAACCCCTCTGTACAAGTACAATTCATCGATTTTGTTCACTGGCGAACATTTGGACGTGCTCGAACAACCCCCGGAGGATGACGAAGATGAATGGCCGCCGTTCAAAAAGGTGGGAATTTTCGATCCGTATTCCGATGATCCGCGACTCGCTGTGAAGAAGGTTCTTCTTTGTCCGCTATCCTCGACATTGGTCATCGCCGGGACAGCCGGGCATATCATCACCGCTACTATCTCTTTAGAAGCGACTAATAAGGAGATAAAGGCTGTAACAATGAATATCGTCAACGATCGCGATGGATTTGTTTGGAAGGGCCACGATCATCTACCGCCGAGAACAACGAGTATATCGTTTGCGGTCGGATTTCAACCGCAAAGCTTGCTACAGTTATACCCCCCAGCTGCCGTTACAGCGTTAGCATTGCACAGCGAATGGGGCTTACTTGCAGTCGGCACAGCGCATGGGCTTGCGGTCTTCGATTATACTAGATCGAAAGCTGTCAGTGTTAAATGCACCCTTAATCCAAATG ATCTTTCTGGTGCAGGCGATACTCCTATTTCTCGACGGAAGTCTTTCAAAAAATCTCTTAGGGAATCTTTTAGGAGATTAAGAAAGGGACGTTCGCAACGTCGAGCAAACGCTAGCAGTCCTACGCGAAATACCGCAccagagaaaaagaaagacag TGTTGTCTCGTCGCCGAGTGGTGATCCATCGTCTACGGAATTAAAACCAGTTGAAAGACAAGTGGAAGCGAGACCTGTTGACGACGCTCTGGGCTCTATGGTTCGGTGCTTGTATTTTGCCAGAAGTTATATTATTAGcc TACAAAATACAACACCCACGCTTTGGGCGGGCACTAACAACGGCACGGTGTACGTCTTTACGTTAGCTATACCGGCTGGCGTAAGGAGAACGGAAGAAGACGTCAACTGTACCCTGGGCAAAGAAATACAATTGAAGCATCGAGCGCCCGTAATTGCAATCACAATCCTCGATGGATCCAGCGTACCATTACCAGAACCCTACGAAGCTGAGAAAGGTGTGACGCCTGGACCTGATATGACTTCTACTCACAGAGTCGTGATTGCCAGCGAGGAacagtttaaaattttcaatcttCCGTCCTTAAAACCGTATTGCAAGTACAAATTGACCGCCCATGAAGGATCTAGAGTACGAAAAACAGgttttgccaaattttcgtGTCCCATCGAACCAGCGGGAACTCACGAGGAAACTTGCTTGCTCTGTCTAACGAATCTCGGCGACTGTTTAGTGCTGAGTATCCCGGAACTAAGAAGGCAGTTGAATGCCGCTGCGATTAAGAGAGAAGATATCAA tGGTATTTCATCATTGATATTTACCAAGACCGGAGAAGCGCTGTATCTTCACTCGAGTTCGGAACTCCAACGAATTTCTTTATCAGCCGTGAAGATGACTAAAGCACATTGCGCGCTCAATTTGCCACCGCATGCTAGATCGTACGCGGAAAATACGAATGAAGTCGCTCAAGAACAAGGTGTTGTCGAGGGTGTACCGGAAATTGAAGGAGAGACGCAAGGAAGTCAACCACCGACGACGGCGAACAGAATCATCACAGAAAATGGCGTAGTGGGTACCA CTGAAGGGGAAGAATCTCCGAAGGAACCGTCGCTGCGACCGGCTACGAGTAGTATAGATGTAAACGGGGAAGACGACCGTCAGGATTTAAGTTCTATCGGCGATATTACGATCGACAGTGTTAAAGATCATTTGCT TAACAGTCCACTTTTCAGAAACGCGACGTCTTCCGAAGAGCTCCACAATCGTTTGGCGGGACTTAAGATGGAAGTAACCTCACGAACTTCCGAGATATCCACACAAAATCAGTCGCTGGTAGTGAAAACGACCACTGTGGTTACACAAACCACAAATAGCACGACCGCTAATGGCGAAGTCGAGATGAATCAGGCGAACGAATCACAACATGTGAACA GCACTACAGTAGAGCGAGAGATACGCAGCGGTATCGAGACAACAACGACACACGCTACCATTACTCTGCCCCCGAATGTCGAG ATTAATGCCGCGGATTTGGCTAATCTGGAAGTTACTACGACTACAGTGACTACTACTACAGAAAGGTCCAAGGCACCGTTAGCTAGGCCAGAAGAGGTCGGATCATAG
- the L(2)gl gene encoding lethal(2) giant larvae protein homolog 1 isoform X8 gives MAPKLVNAVPNYMYSKVKERSFIKMMISSYSLQTVQHGFPNKPTALAWDPSLRLMIIGTASGAIKVFGKPGVEFYGQHSVESGENAVTKIVALPNEGRVVSLCDDNSLHLWEINESSVVETKTLSLEGKLKKISAMCLESSGEHLLLGTEGGNIYLLNLKTFVTPENIIYQDVVMQKVPEDYKKNPGAVEAIAEQPGHPDNILIGYNRGLMVLWNKATPGAQQLMGLFSRTQTFVSTQQLESVHWISENRFVSSHNDGSYAFWSPGSDAVPEPTTLYGPFPCKAVTKILVYPTAEHGELVLFSGGMQRASYGDRHTITVMTKEKHLVFDFTSKIIDFFTVFPKEEEENNENLSSPEAIIVLAEEELVAIDLTNSEWKMMALPYLVSLHASSVTCSQHVPNVPDELWDAIVTAGKAQTEHLYSDKPWPIDGGNILCQKPANPDKPKNKELLLTGHEDGTVRFWNVSDVALTPLYKYNSSILFTGEHLDVLEQPPEDDEDEWPPFKKVGIFDPYSDDPRLAVKKVLLCPLSSTLVIAGTAGHIITATISLEATNKEIKAVTMNIVNDRDGFVWKGHDHLPPRTTSISFAVGFQPQSLLQLYPPAAVTALALHSEWGLLAVGTAHGLAVFDYTRSKAVSVKCTLNPNDLSGAGDTPISRRKSFKKSLRESFRRLRKGRSQRRANASSPTRNTAPEKKKDSVVSSPSGDPSSTELKPVERQVEARPVDDALGSMVRCLYFARSYIISLQNTTPTLWAGTNNGTVYVFTLAIPAGVRRTEEDVNCTLGKEIQLKHRAPVIAITILDGSSVPLPEPYEAEKGVTPGPDMTSTHRVVIASEEQFKIFNLPSLKPYCKYKLTAHEGSRVRKTGFAKFSCPIEPAGTHEETCLLCLTNLGDCLVLSIPELRRQLNAAAIKREDINGISSLIFTKTGEALYLHSSSELQRISLSAVKMTKAHCALNLPPHARSYAENTNEVAQEQGVVEGVPEIEGETQGSQPPTTANRIITENGVVGTN, from the exons ATGGCACCAAAGCTCGTTAACGCCGTCCCCAATTATATGTATTCTAAAGTTAAAGAACGatcgtttattaaaatgatgATTTCCTCGTATTCGTTGCAGACGGTGCAGCATGGTTTTCCGAACAAGCCAACGGCTCTCGCCTGGGATCCAAGTCTGCGGCTGATGATCATCGGCACGGCATCCGGCGCCATCAAGGT TTTCGGAAAGCCAGGCGTAGAATTCTACGGACAACATTCCGTCGAGAGCGGTGAGAATGCCGTCACGAAGATTGTTGCGCTGCCCAACGAG GGTCGCGTGGTGTCCTTGTGCGATGACAATTCATTACATCTATGGGAGATTAATGAAAGCTCCGTGGTGGAAACGAAGACGTTGTCGTTAGaaggaaaattaaagaagatctCCGCAATGTGTCTCGAATCCAGTGGGGAGCATCTCTTACTGGGAACAGAAGGAGGCAATATATATTTGCTAAACTTGAAAACTTTTGTCACCCCGGAGAATATTATCTACCAAGATGTTGTGATGCagaa agTCCCGGAAGATTACAAGAAAAATCCAGGAGCAGTCGAAGCTATAGCCGAGCAGCCAGGACATCCAGACAACATTTTGATCGGCTATAACCGAGGCTTGATGGTGCTATGGAACAAAGCTACTCCAGGAGCTCAACAG CTGATGGGTTTGTTTTCGCGTACGCAGACATTCGTCTCCACGCAACAGCTGGAATCGGTCCATTGGATCTCAGAAAACCGATTTGTCTCGTCGCACAATGACGGTTCTTACGCGTTTTGGAGCCCAGGTAGCGACGCTGTGCCGGAGCCTACGACACTTTACGGGCCATTCCCGTGCAAGGCCGTCACCAAAATCCTCGTATATCCTACCGCAGA ACACGGCGAACTCGTGCTTTTCTCCGGTGGTATGCAACGTGCTAGTTATGGAGATCGACATACGATCACTGTTATGACTAAGGAGAAACATTTAGTTTTCGACTTCACCTCTAAAATCATCGACTTCTTTACCGTCTTCCctaaagaggaggaagaaaacAATGAAAATCTTTCCAGTCCTGAAGCAATTATAGTGTTGGCCGAAGAAGAATTGGTAGCGATCGACTTGACCAATTCTGAATGGAAAATGATGGCCCTGCCGTACTTAGTATCTCTTCATGCGAGTTCG gTAACTTGTTCCCAACATGTGCCTAATGTACCCGACGAACTTTGGGATGCAATCGTGACGGCCGGTAAAGCGCAAACCGAGCATCTTTACTCAGACAAGCCATGGCCCATTGACGGCGGTAATATTCTCTGTCAGAAACCAGCTAATCCCGACAAGCCTAAAAACAAAGAATTACTTCTCACCGGACATGAGGACGGTACCGTTAGATTCTGGAATGTGTCCGACGTCGCTCTAACCCCTCTGTACAAGTACAATTCATCGATTTTGTTCACTGGCGAACATTTGGACGTGCTCGAACAACCCCCGGAGGATGACGAAGATGAATGGCCGCCGTTCAAAAAGGTGGGAATTTTCGATCCGTATTCCGATGATCCGCGACTCGCTGTGAAGAAGGTTCTTCTTTGTCCGCTATCCTCGACATTGGTCATCGCCGGGACAGCCGGGCATATCATCACCGCTACTATCTCTTTAGAAGCGACTAATAAGGAGATAAAGGCTGTAACAATGAATATCGTCAACGATCGCGATGGATTTGTTTGGAAGGGCCACGATCATCTACCGCCGAGAACAACGAGTATATCGTTTGCGGTCGGATTTCAACCGCAAAGCTTGCTACAGTTATACCCCCCAGCTGCCGTTACAGCGTTAGCATTGCACAGCGAATGGGGCTTACTTGCAGTCGGCACAGCGCATGGGCTTGCGGTCTTCGATTATACTAGATCGAAAGCTGTCAGTGTTAAATGCACCCTTAATCCAAATG ATCTTTCTGGTGCAGGCGATACTCCTATTTCTCGACGGAAGTCTTTCAAAAAATCTCTTAGGGAATCTTTTAGGAGATTAAGAAAGGGACGTTCGCAACGTCGAGCAAACGCTAGCAGTCCTACGCGAAATACCGCAccagagaaaaagaaagacag TGTTGTCTCGTCGCCGAGTGGTGATCCATCGTCTACGGAATTAAAACCAGTTGAAAGACAAGTGGAAGCGAGACCTGTTGACGACGCTCTGGGCTCTATGGTTCGGTGCTTGTATTTTGCCAGAAGTTATATTATTAGcc TACAAAATACAACACCCACGCTTTGGGCGGGCACTAACAACGGCACGGTGTACGTCTTTACGTTAGCTATACCGGCTGGCGTAAGGAGAACGGAAGAAGACGTCAACTGTACCCTGGGCAAAGAAATACAATTGAAGCATCGAGCGCCCGTAATTGCAATCACAATCCTCGATGGATCCAGCGTACCATTACCAGAACCCTACGAAGCTGAGAAAGGTGTGACGCCTGGACCTGATATGACTTCTACTCACAGAGTCGTGATTGCCAGCGAGGAacagtttaaaattttcaatcttCCGTCCTTAAAACCGTATTGCAAGTACAAATTGACCGCCCATGAAGGATCTAGAGTACGAAAAACAGgttttgccaaattttcgtGTCCCATCGAACCAGCGGGAACTCACGAGGAAACTTGCTTGCTCTGTCTAACGAATCTCGGCGACTGTTTAGTGCTGAGTATCCCGGAACTAAGAAGGCAGTTGAATGCCGCTGCGATTAAGAGAGAAGATATCAA tGGTATTTCATCATTGATATTTACCAAGACCGGAGAAGCGCTGTATCTTCACTCGAGTTCGGAACTCCAACGAATTTCTTTATCAGCCGTGAAGATGACTAAAGCACATTGCGCGCTCAATTTGCCACCGCATGCTAGATCGTACGCGGAAAATACGAATGAAGTCGCTCAAGAACAAGGTGTTGTCGAGGGTGTACCGGAAATTGAAGGAGAGACGCAAGGAAGTCAACCACCGACGACGGCGAACAGAATCATCACAGAAAATGGCGTAGTGGGTACCA ATTAA
- the L(2)gl gene encoding lethal(2) giant larvae protein homolog 1 isoform X5 — MLKFIRGKGQQPTAERQKLQKDLFAFRKTVQHGFPNKPTALAWDPSLRLMIIGTASGAIKVFGKPGVEFYGQHSVESGENAVTKIVALPNEGRVVSLCDDNSLHLWEINESSVVETKTLSLEGKLKKISAMCLESSGEHLLLGTEGGNIYLLNLKTFVTPENIIYQDVVMQKVPEDYKKNPGAVEAIAEQPGHPDNILIGYNRGLMVLWNKATPGAQQTFVSTQQLESVHWISENRFVSSHNDGSYAFWSPGSDAVPEPTTLYGPFPCKAVTKILVYPTAEHGELVLFSGGMQRASYGDRHTITVMTKEKHLVFDFTSKIIDFFTVFPKEEEENNENLSSPEAIIVLAEEELVAIDLTNSEWKMMALPYLVSLHASSVTCSQHVPNVPDELWDAIVTAGKAQTEHLYSDKPWPIDGGNILCQKPANPDKPKNKELLLTGHEDGTVRFWNVSDVALTPLYKYNSSILFTGEHLDVLEQPPEDDEDEWPPFKKVGIFDPYSDDPRLAVKKVLLCPLSSTLVIAGTAGHIITATISLEATNKEIKAVTMNIVNDRDGFVWKGHDHLPPRTTSISFAVGFQPQSLLQLYPPAAVTALALHSEWGLLAVGTAHGLAVFDYTRSKAVSVKCTLNPNDLSGAGDTPISRRKSFKKSLRESFRRLRKGRSQRRANASSPTRNTAPEKKKDSVVSSPSGDPSSTELKPVERQVEARPVDDALGSMVRCLYFARSYIISLQNTTPTLWAGTNNGTVYVFTLAIPAGVRRTEEDVNCTLGKEIQLKHRAPVIAITILDGSSVPLPEPYEAEKGVTPGPDMTSTHRVVIASEEQFKIFNLPSLKPYCKYKLTAHEGSRVRKTGFAKFSCPIEPAGTHEETCLLCLTNLGDCLVLSIPELRRQLNAAAIKREDINGISSLIFTKTGEALYLHSSSELQRISLSAVKMTKAHCALNLPPHARSYAENTNEVAQEQGVVEGVPEIEGETQGSQPPTTANRIITENGVVGTTEGEESPKEPSLRPATSSIDVNGEDDRQDLSSIGDITIDSVKDHLLNSPLFRNATSSEELHNRLAGLKMEVTSRTSEISTQNQSLVVKTTTVVTQTTNSTTANGEVEMNQANESQHVNSTTVEREIRSGIETTTTHATITLPPNVEINAADLANLEVTTTTVTTTTERSKAPLARPEEVGS, encoded by the exons ATGCTCAAGTTCATCAGGGGGAAGGGCCAGCAGCCCACGGCCGAGCGGCAGAAGTTGCAGAAGGACCTCTTCGCTTTTCGAAAG ACGGTGCAGCATGGTTTTCCGAACAAGCCAACGGCTCTCGCCTGGGATCCAAGTCTGCGGCTGATGATCATCGGCACGGCATCCGGCGCCATCAAGGT TTTCGGAAAGCCAGGCGTAGAATTCTACGGACAACATTCCGTCGAGAGCGGTGAGAATGCCGTCACGAAGATTGTTGCGCTGCCCAACGAG GGTCGCGTGGTGTCCTTGTGCGATGACAATTCATTACATCTATGGGAGATTAATGAAAGCTCCGTGGTGGAAACGAAGACGTTGTCGTTAGaaggaaaattaaagaagatctCCGCAATGTGTCTCGAATCCAGTGGGGAGCATCTCTTACTGGGAACAGAAGGAGGCAATATATATTTGCTAAACTTGAAAACTTTTGTCACCCCGGAGAATATTATCTACCAAGATGTTGTGATGCagaa agTCCCGGAAGATTACAAGAAAAATCCAGGAGCAGTCGAAGCTATAGCCGAGCAGCCAGGACATCCAGACAACATTTTGATCGGCTATAACCGAGGCTTGATGGTGCTATGGAACAAAGCTACTCCAGGAGCTCAACAG ACATTCGTCTCCACGCAACAGCTGGAATCGGTCCATTGGATCTCAGAAAACCGATTTGTCTCGTCGCACAATGACGGTTCTTACGCGTTTTGGAGCCCAGGTAGCGACGCTGTGCCGGAGCCTACGACACTTTACGGGCCATTCCCGTGCAAGGCCGTCACCAAAATCCTCGTATATCCTACCGCAGA ACACGGCGAACTCGTGCTTTTCTCCGGTGGTATGCAACGTGCTAGTTATGGAGATCGACATACGATCACTGTTATGACTAAGGAGAAACATTTAGTTTTCGACTTCACCTCTAAAATCATCGACTTCTTTACCGTCTTCCctaaagaggaggaagaaaacAATGAAAATCTTTCCAGTCCTGAAGCAATTATAGTGTTGGCCGAAGAAGAATTGGTAGCGATCGACTTGACCAATTCTGAATGGAAAATGATGGCCCTGCCGTACTTAGTATCTCTTCATGCGAGTTCG gTAACTTGTTCCCAACATGTGCCTAATGTACCCGACGAACTTTGGGATGCAATCGTGACGGCCGGTAAAGCGCAAACCGAGCATCTTTACTCAGACAAGCCATGGCCCATTGACGGCGGTAATATTCTCTGTCAGAAACCAGCTAATCCCGACAAGCCTAAAAACAAAGAATTACTTCTCACCGGACATGAGGACGGTACCGTTAGATTCTGGAATGTGTCCGACGTCGCTCTAACCCCTCTGTACAAGTACAATTCATCGATTTTGTTCACTGGCGAACATTTGGACGTGCTCGAACAACCCCCGGAGGATGACGAAGATGAATGGCCGCCGTTCAAAAAGGTGGGAATTTTCGATCCGTATTCCGATGATCCGCGACTCGCTGTGAAGAAGGTTCTTCTTTGTCCGCTATCCTCGACATTGGTCATCGCCGGGACAGCCGGGCATATCATCACCGCTACTATCTCTTTAGAAGCGACTAATAAGGAGATAAAGGCTGTAACAATGAATATCGTCAACGATCGCGATGGATTTGTTTGGAAGGGCCACGATCATCTACCGCCGAGAACAACGAGTATATCGTTTGCGGTCGGATTTCAACCGCAAAGCTTGCTACAGTTATACCCCCCAGCTGCCGTTACAGCGTTAGCATTGCACAGCGAATGGGGCTTACTTGCAGTCGGCACAGCGCATGGGCTTGCGGTCTTCGATTATACTAGATCGAAAGCTGTCAGTGTTAAATGCACCCTTAATCCAAATG ATCTTTCTGGTGCAGGCGATACTCCTATTTCTCGACGGAAGTCTTTCAAAAAATCTCTTAGGGAATCTTTTAGGAGATTAAGAAAGGGACGTTCGCAACGTCGAGCAAACGCTAGCAGTCCTACGCGAAATACCGCAccagagaaaaagaaagacag TGTTGTCTCGTCGCCGAGTGGTGATCCATCGTCTACGGAATTAAAACCAGTTGAAAGACAAGTGGAAGCGAGACCTGTTGACGACGCTCTGGGCTCTATGGTTCGGTGCTTGTATTTTGCCAGAAGTTATATTATTAGcc TACAAAATACAACACCCACGCTTTGGGCGGGCACTAACAACGGCACGGTGTACGTCTTTACGTTAGCTATACCGGCTGGCGTAAGGAGAACGGAAGAAGACGTCAACTGTACCCTGGGCAAAGAAATACAATTGAAGCATCGAGCGCCCGTAATTGCAATCACAATCCTCGATGGATCCAGCGTACCATTACCAGAACCCTACGAAGCTGAGAAAGGTGTGACGCCTGGACCTGATATGACTTCTACTCACAGAGTCGTGATTGCCAGCGAGGAacagtttaaaattttcaatcttCCGTCCTTAAAACCGTATTGCAAGTACAAATTGACCGCCCATGAAGGATCTAGAGTACGAAAAACAGgttttgccaaattttcgtGTCCCATCGAACCAGCGGGAACTCACGAGGAAACTTGCTTGCTCTGTCTAACGAATCTCGGCGACTGTTTAGTGCTGAGTATCCCGGAACTAAGAAGGCAGTTGAATGCCGCTGCGATTAAGAGAGAAGATATCAA tGGTATTTCATCATTGATATTTACCAAGACCGGAGAAGCGCTGTATCTTCACTCGAGTTCGGAACTCCAACGAATTTCTTTATCAGCCGTGAAGATGACTAAAGCACATTGCGCGCTCAATTTGCCACCGCATGCTAGATCGTACGCGGAAAATACGAATGAAGTCGCTCAAGAACAAGGTGTTGTCGAGGGTGTACCGGAAATTGAAGGAGAGACGCAAGGAAGTCAACCACCGACGACGGCGAACAGAATCATCACAGAAAATGGCGTAGTGGGTACCA CTGAAGGGGAAGAATCTCCGAAGGAACCGTCGCTGCGACCGGCTACGAGTAGTATAGATGTAAACGGGGAAGACGACCGTCAGGATTTAAGTTCTATCGGCGATATTACGATCGACAGTGTTAAAGATCATTTGCT TAACAGTCCACTTTTCAGAAACGCGACGTCTTCCGAAGAGCTCCACAATCGTTTGGCGGGACTTAAGATGGAAGTAACCTCACGAACTTCCGAGATATCCACACAAAATCAGTCGCTGGTAGTGAAAACGACCACTGTGGTTACACAAACCACAAATAGCACGACCGCTAATGGCGAAGTCGAGATGAATCAGGCGAACGAATCACAACATGTGAACA GCACTACAGTAGAGCGAGAGATACGCAGCGGTATCGAGACAACAACGACACACGCTACCATTACTCTGCCCCCGAATGTCGAG ATTAATGCCGCGGATTTGGCTAATCTGGAAGTTACTACGACTACAGTGACTACTACTACAGAAAGGTCCAAGGCACCGTTAGCTAGGCCAGAAGAGGTCGGATCATAG